One Onthophagus taurus isolate NC chromosome 11, IU_Otau_3.0, whole genome shotgun sequence genomic window carries:
- the LOC111415812 gene encoding intraflagellar transport protein 57 homolog isoform X1, producing the protein MLRTEPKILSDGDQENSFAPFVLMENLIEKLKILNFDEEFTTDLKMKRIHRYYFMIPKNPGEQFYMFSALTAWLIRKCGKKFDQPQEYDDPNTTIANILDAVREENISVDFPPNKLKQGVGEYVTYILNNLADKALNYTNFTFDKPIIEPDPQEESEIITDESEIVLDKVEEEMLAYYSDESDDDNVFNLNATQQNKSTPRQIESINIDQENWNLEIERVLPRLRITIRNDNRDWRSNLEQMKQYRNTINQNLTTTKHHLEKVQKDVVTTLEKISNREKYLNRELEGVLDEYRNLQDQLSKTKDTYRSLSGGVTERTRELAQLTDRLETVKQEMEDRGSSMTDGTPLVNIKRAITKIKSEIMEMDVRIGVLQCLLLQLKIRDKKILEDDLGQSMGVI; encoded by the exons atgttaagaACAGAACCGAAAATACTGAGCGATGGTGACCAAGAAAACTCCTTCGCCCCGTTTGTTTTGATGgaaaatttaatcgaaaaattaaaaatattgaatttcgATGAAGAATTCACCACAGATCTTAAAATGAAACGTATTCACAG ATATTATTTCATGATACCTAAAAACCCAGGGGAACAATTTTATATGTTTTCGGCTTTAACAGCTTggttaatacgaaaatgtggtaaaaaatttgatcaaCCTCAAGAATACGATGATCCGAACACCACAATAGCTAATATTTTAGATGCTGTCCGCGAAGAG aatATTTCCGTTGATTTTCCCCCAAATAAACTTAAACAAGGAGTAGGAGAATATGTcacatatattttaaataatttagctGATAAAGCCTTAAATTACACGAACTTTACATTTGATAAACCTATCATCGAACCTGATCCTCAAGAAGAATCTGAAATAATAACAGATGAATCTGAAATAGTTTTAGATAAAGTTGAAGAAGAGATGTTGGCTTATTACTCTGATGAATCTGATGATGACAATGTATTTAACTTAAACGCAAcccaacaaaataaaagtacTCCAAGACAAATTGAATCGATAAATATCGATCAAGAAAATTGGAATTTAGAGATCGAAAGGGTTTTACCCCGGTTAAGAATTACAATTCGTAATGATAATAGAGATTGGAGGAGCAATTTAGAACAAATGAAACAATACAGAAACACtattaatcaaaatcttaCCACAACAAAGCACCATTTGgaaaaagtacaaaaagacGTTGTAACAACGcttgaaaaaatctcaaatcgcgaaaaatatttaaataggGAACTTGAAGGGGTGCTCGACGAATACAGAAACTTGCAAGATCAACTGTCGAAAACAAAGGATACTTATCGGAGTTTAAGTGGCGGCGTTACAGAGAGAACTAGAGAATTGGCACAATTAACTGATAGATTGGAGACTGTAAAACAGGAAATGGAAGATAGAGGTAGTTCTATGACAGATGGAA ccCCATTAGTGAACATTAAAAGAgcgattacaaaaattaaatcggaAATAATGGAAATGGATGTTCGAATTGGGGTGCTTCAATGTTTATTGCTCCAATTAAAAATTCgggataaaaaaattttagaagatGATTTAGGCCAATCAATGggagtaatttaa
- the LOC111415812 gene encoding intraflagellar transport protein 57 homolog isoform X2, with protein MENLIEKLKILNFDEEFTTDLKMKRIHRYYFMIPKNPGEQFYMFSALTAWLIRKCGKKFDQPQEYDDPNTTIANILDAVREENISVDFPPNKLKQGVGEYVTYILNNLADKALNYTNFTFDKPIIEPDPQEESEIITDESEIVLDKVEEEMLAYYSDESDDDNVFNLNATQQNKSTPRQIESINIDQENWNLEIERVLPRLRITIRNDNRDWRSNLEQMKQYRNTINQNLTTTKHHLEKVQKDVVTTLEKISNREKYLNRELEGVLDEYRNLQDQLSKTKDTYRSLSGGVTERTRELAQLTDRLETVKQEMEDRGSSMTDGTPLVNIKRAITKIKSEIMEMDVRIGVLQCLLLQLKIRDKKILEDDLGQSMGVI; from the exons ATGgaaaatttaatcgaaaaattaaaaatattgaatttcgATGAAGAATTCACCACAGATCTTAAAATGAAACGTATTCACAG ATATTATTTCATGATACCTAAAAACCCAGGGGAACAATTTTATATGTTTTCGGCTTTAACAGCTTggttaatacgaaaatgtggtaaaaaatttgatcaaCCTCAAGAATACGATGATCCGAACACCACAATAGCTAATATTTTAGATGCTGTCCGCGAAGAG aatATTTCCGTTGATTTTCCCCCAAATAAACTTAAACAAGGAGTAGGAGAATATGTcacatatattttaaataatttagctGATAAAGCCTTAAATTACACGAACTTTACATTTGATAAACCTATCATCGAACCTGATCCTCAAGAAGAATCTGAAATAATAACAGATGAATCTGAAATAGTTTTAGATAAAGTTGAAGAAGAGATGTTGGCTTATTACTCTGATGAATCTGATGATGACAATGTATTTAACTTAAACGCAAcccaacaaaataaaagtacTCCAAGACAAATTGAATCGATAAATATCGATCAAGAAAATTGGAATTTAGAGATCGAAAGGGTTTTACCCCGGTTAAGAATTACAATTCGTAATGATAATAGAGATTGGAGGAGCAATTTAGAACAAATGAAACAATACAGAAACACtattaatcaaaatcttaCCACAACAAAGCACCATTTGgaaaaagtacaaaaagacGTTGTAACAACGcttgaaaaaatctcaaatcgcgaaaaatatttaaataggGAACTTGAAGGGGTGCTCGACGAATACAGAAACTTGCAAGATCAACTGTCGAAAACAAAGGATACTTATCGGAGTTTAAGTGGCGGCGTTACAGAGAGAACTAGAGAATTGGCACAATTAACTGATAGATTGGAGACTGTAAAACAGGAAATGGAAGATAGAGGTAGTTCTATGACAGATGGAA ccCCATTAGTGAACATTAAAAGAgcgattacaaaaattaaatcggaAATAATGGAAATGGATGTTCGAATTGGGGTGCTTCAATGTTTATTGCTCCAATTAAAAATTCgggataaaaaaattttagaagatGATTTAGGCCAATCAATGggagtaatttaa